The Vulpes vulpes isolate BD-2025 chromosome 8, VulVul3, whole genome shotgun sequence genome has a window encoding:
- the YPEL5 gene encoding protein yippee-like 5, which translates to MGRIFLDHIGGTRLFSCANCDTILTNRSELISTRFTGATGRAFLFNKVVNLQYSEVQDRVMLTGRHMVRDVSCKNCNSKLGWIYEFATEDSQRYKEGRVILERALVRESEGFEEHVPSDNS; encoded by the exons atgggcagaattttCCTTGATCATATCGGTGGTACCCGTCTGTTTTCTTGTGCAAACTGTGACACAATCCTGACCAACCGCTCAGAACTCATCTCTACTCGGTTCACAGGCGCCACTGGCAgagcatttctttttaacaag GTAGTTAACCTGCAATACAGTGAAGTTCAAGACCGGGTCATGCTCACTGGCCGCCACATGGTTCGAGATGTGAGCTGCAAGAACTGCAATAGCAAACTCGGATGGATCTATGAGTTTGCCACTGAAGACAGCCAGCGCTATAAGGAAGGCCGTGTGATCCTGGAACGCGCTCTAGTACGAGAGAGTGAGGGCTTCGAGGAGCATGTACCATCTGATAACTCttga